Proteins from a single region of Belliella baltica DSM 15883:
- the hsdR gene encoding EcoAI/FtnUII family type I restriction enzme subunit R, protein MNKKDLSERDICTKFITPAIEKAGWDRLTQLLEEVTFTDGKIYVRGKLTARGARKRADYILYYKPNIPIAIIEAKDNKHTVRAGIQQALEYAKILDIPFVFSSNGDGFVFHDKTKQSEAIETELDLDSFPSPETLWNKLNQFRGIVTEEAEKVVGQDYYFDGSGRNPRYYQQIAVNRAVEAIAKGQDRILLVMATGTGKTYTAFQIIHRLWKSGAKKRILFLADRNALIDQTRRGDFKHFKDKMTVVKNRMIDKSYEVYLALYQGLSGSDEEANAYKQFSPEFFDLIVIDECHRGSAKEDSSWREILNYFKKATHIGLTATPKETNEVSNSEYFGDPIYTYSLKQGIDDGFLAPYRVVRVNLNIDAEGWRPEVGKKDKDGNEVEDRVYNRKDFDRNLVIEERTQAVARKLTEFLKGYDRFAKTIVFCSDIDHAERMRTALSNLNADLVSKNHKYIMQITGDNDEGKRELDNFINPEEIYPVIATTSELMTTGVDAQTCKVIVLDAEIKSMTKFKQIVGRGTRINEEFGKMYFTILDFRNVTDLFADKDFDGDPIRVKPVSEDTDLGGIVDEEENIETPIIDEESGEEIEIKPTIRYPETEFQPGMVSEPRQKVYVNGVDVSVLISREMYFDNNGKPITTSLKDHTKDLIKGQYASMDDFLTRWNSSDKKEVIIKELEEQGVMVEALRDAVNWEVDLFDLICHVAFDQPPLTRMERANNVKKRNYFTKYGDQAKKVLEALLDKYADEGVTNIESMDVLKVKPLNEFGSPLEIIKEFGSKAKYLEAIKELEQELYKTGA, encoded by the coding sequence ATGAATAAAAAAGACCTTTCAGAAAGGGACATATGTACAAAATTCATAACTCCAGCCATTGAGAAAGCAGGCTGGGACAGGCTGACTCAGCTCTTAGAGGAAGTGACTTTTACTGATGGTAAAATCTATGTTCGTGGGAAATTGACTGCTAGAGGAGCTAGAAAAAGAGCAGACTATATTCTTTACTATAAGCCCAATATTCCAATAGCTATAATTGAAGCTAAAGACAATAAACATACTGTTAGAGCTGGAATTCAACAGGCTTTAGAATATGCAAAAATTCTTGATATCCCTTTTGTGTTCAGTAGCAATGGAGATGGATTTGTTTTCCACGACAAGACCAAGCAAAGTGAAGCCATTGAAACCGAATTGGATTTAGACAGCTTTCCATCACCTGAAACCTTGTGGAACAAATTAAACCAATTCAGAGGTATAGTAACAGAAGAAGCGGAAAAGGTTGTTGGTCAAGATTATTATTTTGATGGAAGCGGAAGAAATCCAAGATACTACCAACAAATTGCTGTAAATCGTGCTGTAGAGGCAATAGCTAAAGGTCAAGACAGGATTTTGCTCGTAATGGCGACAGGAACAGGCAAAACTTACACAGCTTTTCAAATCATACACCGACTTTGGAAAAGTGGTGCGAAAAAGCGAATCCTTTTTCTTGCAGACAGAAACGCTTTGATTGACCAAACTCGAAGAGGAGATTTTAAACATTTCAAAGATAAAATGACGGTTGTAAAAAACCGTATGATTGACAAAAGCTATGAAGTCTATTTAGCTTTATACCAAGGTTTATCTGGTTCGGATGAAGAAGCCAATGCATACAAACAGTTTTCACCTGAATTCTTTGACTTGATTGTAATTGATGAGTGCCACAGAGGAAGTGCCAAAGAAGATAGTTCTTGGAGAGAAATACTCAACTATTTCAAAAAAGCTACTCACATTGGTTTAACGGCTACTCCGAAAGAAACAAACGAAGTTTCTAACAGTGAATATTTCGGAGACCCAATTTACACTTACTCATTAAAACAAGGAATTGATGATGGCTTTCTTGCCCCTTACCGTGTAGTTCGAGTGAATTTGAATATAGATGCAGAAGGCTGGCGACCTGAGGTAGGTAAAAAAGACAAAGATGGAAATGAGGTTGAAGACAGGGTTTACAACCGTAAAGACTTTGATAGAAACTTAGTAATTGAAGAAAGAACACAAGCGGTTGCAAGAAAGCTTACTGAGTTTTTGAAAGGATATGACCGCTTTGCAAAAACCATAGTATTCTGTTCAGACATTGACCATGCAGAACGAATGCGAACAGCTTTATCAAACCTGAATGCTGATTTGGTTTCAAAGAACCACAAATACATCATGCAGATTACAGGCGACAATGATGAAGGTAAACGAGAACTGGACAACTTCATTAATCCAGAAGAAATTTATCCCGTTATTGCGACAACATCCGAATTAATGACCACTGGTGTGGATGCCCAAACCTGCAAAGTCATTGTGTTGGATGCAGAAATAAAATCAATGACAAAATTCAAACAGATTGTGGGTCGTGGCACTAGAATAAATGAAGAGTTCGGGAAAATGTACTTTACCATTCTTGATTTCAGAAACGTCACAGACTTATTTGCTGATAAAGATTTTGATGGAGACCCCATTCGAGTTAAACCAGTTTCGGAAGATACAGACTTGGGTGGTATTGTTGACGAAGAAGAAAATATTGAAACACCCATTATTGATGAGGAATCTGGAGAGGAAATAGAAATTAAACCAACAATTAGATATCCTGAAACTGAATTTCAACCCGGAATGGTGAGTGAACCAAGGCAAAAAGTGTATGTAAATGGTGTTGATGTTTCAGTTTTGATAAGTCGGGAAATGTATTTTGACAACAATGGAAAACCGATTACAACAAGCTTAAAAGACCATACAAAAGACCTGATAAAAGGCCAATACGCTTCAATGGACGACTTCTTGACAAGATGGAATAGCAGTGATAAGAAAGAGGTCATAATCAAGGAACTTGAAGAACAAGGTGTAATGGTTGAAGCTTTGCGTGATGCAGTAAACTGGGAAGTTGACTTATTTGATTTAATCTGTCACGTTGCATTTGACCAACCACCACTAACAAGAATGGAACGTGCAAACAACGTGAAAAAAAGAAATTACTTTACCAAGTACGGTGACCAAGCCAAAAAAGTCTTGGAAGCACTTTTGGACAAATATGCCGATGAGGGCGTAACGAACATTGAAAGCATGGATGTACTAAAAGTCAAACCACTCAATGAATTTGGTTCACCCCTTGAAATCATCAAAGAATTTGGTAGTAAAGCCAAATACTTGGAAGCAATCAAAGAATTAGAACAAGAACTTTATAAAACTGGAGCTTAA
- a CDS encoding four helix bundle protein, translated as MKLRHNFKNLTVWNKAVDLAVKVYETTGSFTTDEKFGMTSQMRRASVSIPSNIAEGSARNSSKAFSNCLDISLGESFELETQAIIASRVGLLKFNDFESLNKDLDEIQKMIIGLKSSIESNPY; from the coding sequence ATGAAACTAAGACATAATTTCAAAAATCTGACAGTATGGAATAAGGCAGTTGACTTAGCAGTGAAAGTATATGAAACTACTGGGTCATTTACAACTGATGAAAAGTTCGGAATGACTTCTCAAATGAGAAGAGCTAGTGTTTCAATACCATCAAACATTGCAGAAGGTTCAGCACGAAATTCGTCTAAAGCATTTTCAAATTGTTTAGACATTAGTTTGGGTGAAAGTTTTGAGCTAGAAACACAAGCTATCATAGCTAGTAGAGTAGGTTTATTAAAATTCAATGATTTTGAATCTCTCAATAAAGACCTTGATGAAATCCAAAAAATGATCATAGGTCTAAAATCTAGTATTGAGTCTAATCCATACTAA
- a CDS encoding ATP-binding protein, with product MTSESQNIEFKVNWRDEYLKWICGFANAYGGTLFIGKDDAGNVVDLKDAKKLLEEIPNKVRDTLGILVDVNLHQNDQGSFIEILVEQYPYPVNYKGQYHYRSGSTKQELKGPSLDKFLLQKKGKRWDGVPVPNVSTNDLKQETFDFFRKRAFRSQRIDEESLADSNEHLIENLQLKEGKFLKRASILLFHPNPEKYITGAYIKIGFFESDSDLRYQDEIHGNLFEQIEKTTELLFTKYIKAFISYEGLNRVETYEYPREAIREALLNALAHKDYSGGVPIQISVYKDKLMIWNEGHLPDDWTIQTLLDKHSSKPFNPDIANALFRSGYIESWGRGISKMTEQCFNFGLPAPLFFFKSSGFWVEFRKDIYTYDQLKELGLNERQIKAVLFVKENGKINNSDYQTLNNVSKATATRDLTELVEKFKVLVRSGEVGAGTTYVLIGS from the coding sequence GTGACATCAGAATCGCAAAATATTGAATTCAAAGTAAATTGGAGAGACGAATATCTTAAATGGATCTGTGGTTTTGCTAATGCCTATGGCGGTACTCTTTTCATTGGAAAAGATGATGCAGGAAATGTGGTTGACTTGAAAGATGCTAAAAAACTATTAGAAGAAATCCCTAACAAGGTTAGAGACACTTTGGGGATTTTGGTCGATGTTAATCTGCACCAAAATGACCAAGGAAGTTTTATTGAAATTCTTGTTGAGCAATACCCTTACCCTGTCAATTATAAGGGACAATATCATTATAGAAGTGGAAGCACCAAACAAGAATTAAAAGGTCCTTCACTTGACAAGTTTCTCCTTCAGAAAAAAGGGAAAAGATGGGATGGGGTACCTGTTCCGAATGTTTCAACAAATGACCTTAAGCAAGAAACATTTGATTTTTTTCGTAAACGAGCTTTCAGAAGCCAAAGAATTGATGAAGAAAGTTTAGCTGATAGTAATGAACACCTTATTGAGAACCTTCAACTCAAAGAAGGTAAATTTCTTAAGCGGGCATCTATTCTGCTGTTTCACCCTAATCCTGAAAAATATATAACAGGAGCTTACATAAAAATAGGTTTTTTCGAAAGTGATAGTGATTTGAGATATCAAGACGAAATCCACGGAAATCTTTTTGAACAAATTGAAAAAACAACAGAATTATTATTCACAAAGTACATCAAGGCATTTATTAGCTATGAAGGTTTGAATCGAGTGGAGACCTATGAATATCCGAGAGAAGCAATTAGAGAAGCATTATTGAATGCTCTTGCCCATAAAGACTATTCGGGTGGCGTTCCCATTCAAATAAGTGTTTATAAGGATAAGTTAATGATTTGGAATGAAGGGCATCTTCCTGATGATTGGACCATTCAAACACTTCTAGATAAGCACTCATCAAAGCCATTCAACCCAGATATTGCAAATGCACTTTTTCGCAGCGGATACATTGAATCTTGGGGTCGGGGTATTTCGAAAATGACAGAGCAGTGCTTTAATTTTGGACTCCCTGCGCCCTTGTTCTTTTTTAAAAGTTCGGGTTTTTGGGTAGAATTTAGAAAAGACATATATACATACGACCAACTTAAAGAGCTTGGGCTAAATGAACGACAGATTAAAGCTGTACTTTTCGTAAAGGAGAATGGTAAAATTAATAACAGTGACTACCAGACTTTAAATAATGTATCAAAAGCAACTGCCACAAGAGACCTTACTGAACTTGTTGAAAAATTCAAGGTATTGGTCAGAAGTGGAGAAGTTGGAGCAGGAACAACCTATGTTTTGATTGGCTCATAA
- a CDS encoding acyl-CoA dehydrogenase family protein, producing MNTITKQSINGGEFLIKETEAQEIFIFEEFNEEQKMMAQACQDFIDTEITPNVEEIDSMKNPEIIPNIFRKAGDLGLLGIAVPQEYGGMGMSFNTSMLMADIIGSAGSFSTTYGAHTGIGTLPILYYGTEEQKAKYLPKLATGEWAACYCLTEPDAGSDANSGKTKATLTADGKHYLINGQKMWISNAGFADIFIVFAKIEDDKNLTAFVVEKGFGGISMNEEEKKMGIKGSSTRQVFFNDCKVPVENMLSDRGNGFKIAVNILNIGRIKLGAGILNGAREVISQAIKYSTERKQFGVSINTFGAIKSKLAEMAIRTYVSESLTYRAGQDIEDRINDLVSGGMEDAVAKLKGVEEFAIECAISKVHGSEVLDYVVDQGVQVYGGMGYSADAPMERAYRDARIVRIYEGTNEINRMLMVGMVLKRAMKGEINLFEPAMAVSQELTSVPSFETVDTSELFAAEKEVIKKLKKVFLMVGGKAAMALQDKIESEQEIMMNLADVMIEIYAAESAILRTEKLVSMKGEEACKNQIAMSQVYLSTAVDKINAAAKEAIGSFTKGDEQKVMLMGLKRFTKMDLVDTKTLRREIADYMIAKGKYPFS from the coding sequence ATGAACACAATAACAAAACAATCAATCAATGGGGGTGAGTTTCTAATTAAAGAAACTGAGGCCCAGGAGATCTTCATTTTTGAGGAATTTAATGAAGAACAAAAGATGATGGCGCAGGCTTGTCAAGATTTTATCGATACGGAAATCACTCCGAATGTCGAGGAAATTGACAGCATGAAAAACCCTGAAATTATCCCAAATATTTTCAGAAAAGCAGGTGATCTTGGACTATTAGGTATTGCAGTACCTCAAGAATATGGAGGAATGGGCATGAGCTTCAATACCTCTATGCTGATGGCAGATATCATCGGTTCTGCAGGATCTTTTTCTACCACGTACGGAGCCCATACAGGTATTGGTACATTGCCGATTTTGTACTATGGTACAGAAGAGCAGAAGGCGAAGTATCTTCCTAAACTTGCAACAGGTGAATGGGCCGCTTGCTATTGTTTGACTGAGCCAGATGCCGGTTCAGATGCCAATAGTGGCAAGACCAAAGCTACCCTGACGGCAGATGGAAAACATTATCTGATCAATGGTCAGAAAATGTGGATTTCGAATGCGGGATTTGCAGATATCTTTATTGTTTTTGCCAAGATAGAGGATGATAAGAACCTAACTGCCTTTGTGGTAGAAAAAGGCTTCGGTGGGATCAGCATGAATGAGGAGGAGAAAAAGATGGGTATCAAAGGATCCTCTACCCGTCAGGTATTCTTCAATGACTGTAAGGTTCCAGTAGAAAACATGCTTTCTGACAGAGGCAATGGTTTCAAGATCGCTGTGAATATATTGAATATCGGTAGGATCAAGTTAGGAGCAGGTATTTTGAATGGAGCAAGAGAAGTGATATCTCAAGCAATCAAATACTCTACAGAAAGAAAGCAATTTGGCGTGAGCATCAATACTTTTGGAGCGATCAAATCCAAATTGGCAGAAATGGCGATCAGAACGTATGTGTCAGAATCTTTGACTTACAGAGCTGGACAAGATATAGAAGACCGAATCAATGACCTGGTATCAGGAGGAATGGAAGATGCCGTAGCCAAGCTGAAAGGTGTGGAAGAATTTGCGATCGAATGTGCAATTTCTAAGGTTCATGGATCAGAGGTGTTGGATTATGTGGTGGATCAAGGTGTGCAAGTCTATGGAGGAATGGGCTACTCGGCCGATGCCCCAATGGAGCGTGCTTATAGAGATGCCAGAATCGTAAGAATCTACGAAGGAACCAACGAAATCAACAGAATGCTGATGGTGGGCATGGTTCTCAAGAGAGCAATGAAAGGTGAGATTAACCTTTTTGAGCCGGCAATGGCAGTTTCTCAAGAACTGACTTCAGTTCCAAGTTTCGAAACGGTAGATACTTCGGAGCTTTTTGCAGCGGAAAAAGAAGTAATCAAGAAACTGAAGAAAGTCTTCTTAATGGTCGGTGGCAAAGCTGCCATGGCATTGCAGGATAAGATCGAATCGGAGCAAGAGATCATGATGAATCTAGCTGATGTGATGATCGAAATCTATGCAGCAGAATCAGCTATTCTTCGAACCGAAAAATTGGTAAGTATGAAAGGCGAGGAAGCTTGTAAAAATCAGATAGCTATGTCACAAGTTTATCTTTCTACTGCAGTAGATAAAATCAATGCAGCTGCCAAAGAAGCAATTGGTTCTTTCACCAAAGGCGACGAGCAGAAAGTGATGTTGATGGGCTTGAAGCGCTTTACCAAGATGGATTTGGTAGATACAAAAACCTTGAGAAGAGAGATAGCAGACTATATGATTGCGAAAGGGAAATATCCTTTTTCTTAA
- a CDS encoding SGNH/GDSL hydrolase family protein — protein sequence MNELKQGRRILTKISLAINIVFICGTIFIAYKFYPKIKSNFFPNKQEITAIQEAKLKDTDTIPTVFYDASEFEIIGQLPNTKTYIRLPDNAEKIVREPVWKLSKNSAGISVRFSSNSSKIKIRWTLNSNSNATNQTPIASKGFDLYAYVESKWQFVGVAQPKGTIQNEATVIVGMEAKNREYLLNLPLYNGISSLEIGIDKGTSIDKPTQKIIDTSSPIVFYGTSITQGASASRPGLTYAALLERHFNKEVINLGFSGNGRFEKEIGKYFMTSKPSVIVLDCTPNSPADTIRKNLPELLDYILSLNDTIPIILVESIMRDFAFFKKDDKTVFGTISFINEQNKALKDVYEKKSKTNKNIIYVSNHNLVGQDHEATIDGTHFNDLGHYRAYERLRQEIEKYLLK from the coding sequence ATGAACGAATTAAAACAAGGCAGACGAATACTCACGAAAATTTCTTTAGCGATAAATATTGTTTTCATCTGTGGGACAATTTTTATTGCGTATAAATTTTATCCAAAAATCAAATCAAATTTCTTTCCAAACAAACAAGAAATCACAGCTATTCAAGAAGCAAAACTTAAAGACACGGACACTATTCCGACAGTTTTTTATGATGCTTCTGAATTTGAAATCATCGGACAACTGCCAAACACAAAAACGTACATAAGACTTCCAGATAATGCTGAGAAAATTGTTCGAGAACCTGTTTGGAAACTATCAAAAAACTCAGCAGGAATTTCTGTTCGTTTTTCTTCCAACTCTTCTAAAATTAAAATTCGTTGGACTTTAAACAGTAATTCAAATGCTACCAATCAGACACCTATTGCTTCCAAAGGTTTTGACTTGTATGCTTATGTGGAAAGCAAATGGCAATTTGTAGGTGTTGCACAGCCAAAAGGGACAATTCAAAATGAAGCGACTGTAATTGTCGGAATGGAGGCGAAAAATCGTGAATACTTATTAAACTTACCTTTGTATAACGGAATTAGTTCGCTTGAAATCGGTATTGATAAAGGAACTTCTATTGACAAACCAACTCAAAAAATCATTGACACTTCAAGCCCTATCGTTTTTTATGGAACAAGTATAACACAAGGGGCATCGGCTTCACGTCCGGGATTAACATACGCAGCACTATTAGAAAGACATTTTAACAAAGAAGTAATAAACTTGGGGTTTAGTGGTAACGGCAGATTTGAAAAGGAAATTGGCAAATACTTTATGACCTCTAAACCTTCTGTAATTGTTTTGGACTGCACACCAAATTCACCTGCCGACACTATCAGAAAAAATCTTCCCGAACTTCTTGACTATATTCTTTCCTTAAATGATACAATTCCAATAATACTTGTAGAAAGTATTATGAGAGATTTTGCGTTCTTCAAAAAAGACGACAAAACAGTTTTTGGAACAATTTCATTCATAAACGAACAAAACAAAGCGTTGAAAGATGTCTATGAAAAAAAATCAAAAACGAATAAAAATATAATCTACGTTAGTAATCATAATCTTGTTGGACAAGACCACGAAGCGACAATAGACGGAACACATTTTAACGACTTAGGACATTACAGAGCTTACGAACGTTTACGACAAGAAATTGAAAAATATCTATTAAAATAA
- a CDS encoding thiolase family protein, whose amino-acid sequence MEAYIVNGYRSAVGKAKKGGFRFYRPDDLAADVIKHLVANTPGLENKMVDDLIVGNAIPEGEQGMQMGRMISLLALGVDNPGFIINRYCGSGLEAIALAVGKIKAGMADCIIAGGTESMSLLPMMGYKTALNWKIASQNPDYYLSMGLTAEELAKEYEITREQADEFSVRSHDKALAAIAKGKFKDQIVPIEVEETYLDENGKRKTRKHVVDTDEGPRKGTSLEGLANLRPAFKQGGQVTAGNSSQTSDGAAFVVVMSERMVKELNLEPIARLMSYSVAGVEPRIMGIGPKEAVPKALKQAGLTLNDIDLIELNEAFAAQGLAVMKSLDMNPDIVNVNGGAVALGHPLGCTGAKLSVQLFSELRRQNKKHGLVTACVGGGQGVAGVFELLR is encoded by the coding sequence ATGGAAGCTTATATAGTAAATGGATATAGATCGGCGGTAGGAAAGGCCAAAAAAGGTGGCTTTAGATTCTATCGACCGGATGATTTGGCTGCTGATGTGATCAAGCATCTTGTTGCCAACACACCTGGATTAGAAAACAAAATGGTCGATGACTTGATCGTTGGAAATGCAATACCTGAAGGAGAACAAGGCATGCAGATGGGAAGAATGATTTCTCTCTTGGCTTTGGGCGTTGACAATCCTGGTTTTATCATCAATAGATATTGTGGATCAGGATTGGAGGCGATTGCCTTGGCAGTAGGGAAAATCAAAGCTGGTATGGCGGACTGCATCATTGCAGGAGGAACAGAATCGATGTCTCTACTCCCGATGATGGGCTACAAAACTGCATTGAATTGGAAAATTGCTTCACAGAATCCTGATTACTATCTAAGTATGGGATTGACTGCTGAGGAATTGGCCAAGGAATATGAAATCACACGCGAACAAGCAGATGAATTCTCAGTAAGATCACATGATAAAGCTTTGGCTGCTATTGCCAAAGGTAAATTCAAAGATCAGATCGTACCAATCGAAGTAGAAGAAACTTACTTGGACGAAAATGGGAAAAGAAAAACAAGAAAACATGTAGTAGATACTGACGAAGGACCTAGAAAAGGCACTTCTCTTGAAGGTTTGGCAAATCTAAGACCTGCCTTCAAGCAAGGTGGTCAAGTTACAGCTGGGAATTCTTCGCAAACTTCAGATGGAGCTGCTTTCGTAGTAGTGATGTCAGAGAGAATGGTAAAAGAATTGAATTTGGAGCCAATAGCAAGATTAATGTCTTATTCTGTAGCAGGTGTAGAGCCGCGTATCATGGGAATTGGTCCAAAAGAAGCTGTTCCAAAAGCACTGAAGCAAGCTGGATTGACTTTGAATGATATTGATTTGATTGAACTGAACGAGGCATTTGCTGCGCAAGGATTGGCAGTGATGAAATCACTCGACATGAATCCTGATATCGTCAATGTCAATGGTGGTGCAGTGGCTTTAGGTCACCCACTTGGTTGCACGGGAGCAAAACTATCCGTTCAGCTCTTCAGCGAACTTCGTCGTCAAAACAAAAAACACGGTCTCGTTACCGCCTGCGTCGGAGGAGGACAAGGAGTAGCGGGAGTGTTTGAGTTGTTGAGGTAG
- a CDS encoding tyrosine-type recombinase/integrase: protein MEQRPISIEIIGRKIILRIPKNEDDIKFIRSIRYSRWNKEGFFWEIPHYPGNVELLKGYLGDRLHQITERPLIEIPQKDEVVLLDNNQVLMVKTAKARLRLYFGFHAELMKVLKSFPYYKWDSKSKSWSIPYSEQFLEEIKKRIVEFGMELIYQEEKNEDRVKRKSQEKIPNYRKCPEEYIYKLEERRYSPSTVRAYVPLFEEFINHFPSTLIEEMGEKEVMEFSRYLVTERKVSSSHQNQAINAIKFYFEKVKGGERKYYHVDRPVREKILPEVLSEEEVSAILKATINLKHRAILMTIYSAGLRISELINLKIKDIDSNRMQIRIEQGKGKKDRYTLLSSKALEILRIYIKQERPHYYLFEGQGSKIEKPLKYSARSIQSILKQSLQRTEIKKKITVHTLRHSFATHLLENGTDLRYIQSLLGHESPKTTQIYTHITTKGFDQIKSPLDGLDI, encoded by the coding sequence ATGGAGCAAAGACCCATATCAATCGAAATCATTGGGAGAAAAATAATTCTAAGGATTCCCAAGAATGAGGATGACATAAAATTTATTCGCAGTATCCGATATTCTCGCTGGAATAAGGAGGGTTTTTTTTGGGAGATTCCCCATTATCCCGGAAACGTTGAGCTGTTGAAAGGATATCTTGGAGATCGCTTGCATCAAATCACCGAACGACCATTGATTGAAATTCCGCAGAAAGATGAGGTAGTTTTATTAGATAATAACCAAGTATTGATGGTCAAGACAGCTAAGGCGCGACTTCGCTTGTATTTTGGATTTCATGCTGAGCTGATGAAAGTGCTTAAGAGCTTTCCGTATTATAAGTGGGACAGTAAGAGCAAGTCTTGGAGTATTCCTTATTCTGAGCAGTTTTTGGAGGAGATAAAAAAAAGGATTGTAGAATTTGGGATGGAATTGATTTATCAGGAAGAAAAGAATGAAGATAGAGTTAAGCGAAAAAGCCAAGAGAAGATACCGAACTATAGAAAGTGTCCCGAAGAATACATCTACAAGTTGGAAGAAAGGAGGTATAGTCCAAGTACAGTTAGGGCATATGTTCCCCTTTTTGAAGAATTTATCAATCATTTTCCATCAACATTAATTGAAGAAATGGGTGAAAAAGAGGTGATGGAGTTTTCAAGATATTTAGTGACGGAGAGAAAAGTATCTAGTTCCCATCAGAATCAGGCTATTAATGCTATTAAGTTCTATTTCGAGAAGGTAAAAGGAGGAGAGCGAAAATACTATCATGTGGATAGGCCAGTAAGAGAAAAGATATTGCCTGAGGTCTTGAGTGAAGAGGAGGTTTCGGCAATTCTAAAAGCAACAATTAATTTGAAGCACAGAGCAATATTAATGACAATTTATTCGGCGGGATTGAGAATTAGCGAATTAATTAATCTTAAAATTAAAGATATAGACTCTAATCGAATGCAGATAAGGATAGAGCAAGGAAAAGGTAAAAAAGATAGATACACTTTATTATCTTCGAAGGCGTTAGAAATTTTGCGCATATATATCAAACAGGAACGGCCCCATTATTATTTATTTGAGGGTCAGGGAAGTAAAATTGAGAAACCTCTTAAATACTCTGCAAGGAGTATTCAAAGTATTCTCAAACAATCATTGCAAAGAACAGAAATTAAGAAAAAGATCACAGTTCATACATTACGCCATTCTTTTGCTACCCATCTTTTGGAAAATGGTACAGACTTAAGGTATATTCAAAGTTTGTTAGGTCATGAGAGCCCAAAAACTACTCAAATCTATACTCATATAACTACCAAAGGGTTTGATCAAATTAAAAGTCCTTTAGATGGATTGGATATTTAG